Below is a window of Gemmatimonadaceae bacterium DNA.
TGTCTTCACCACGCGCCCGGAGGTGCTCACCAACGACTTCTTCGTGCACCTGCTGGACCAGGGCACGGCCTGGAGCCCGATGACCGGCTCCTCGGAGCTGTTCGAGGGCCGCGACCGTGTCACCGGTGACGTGAAGTGGACCGCCACGCGCGTGGACCTGATCTTCGGCTCGCATTCGCAGCTGCGTGCGATTGCCGAGAGTTACGCCGAGGGGGGGTCACCGGCGCTGTTCATCGACGCGTTCGTGAAGGCGTGGGTGAAGGTCATGGACGCGGACCGGTTCGAGCTGGCCTGATGTGAGCACTCCCCCGGAACGCCCTCGCGCCGGAGGCGTTCCGGGGGTGCAGCAGTGCGGTGACGTTGCGCCGGCCGTCGTGACAGGCCGCGCGTACCACGGTCCGCCCGCACAGACGACTTCCACGTCCTCCCGACACCGGGCACCGCCGCGACCTGGACCATCCATGCCGCGACCTGCCGTTCGTCGAGGTCATCGACCGACGTCGGCTCCACCCCGCGCGTGACCATTCCGATCGCGACTGGCATGAGCGGCGGCACCGGGTCGTACGCCGTCCCGTTGATGAACACGAGCGTGACATGATCGGCGAACCCGCCGCAGGAGAAGCACCAGCCGTTGCCCGGCGCCGTCCTGCGAGCAGCAGTCAGTCCAGCGCCCACGCTGCCGCAATCCGTCCGACGTCCGCGAGCACCGCCTCGTGACGACGCTCCGTCTGCGCGGTGTATTCGCCGCTGTCGAAGTAGGCCGCGATGACGATCGGGCTCCTGCCGGGCGGGAAGGTGATGGCAATGTCGTTGCACTTGTTGGTCGTGCCCTCCGTGCGTCCCGTGCCGGTCTTGTTCCCGGTGCGCCACCCGCGTGGAAGCCCGGCACGCAGCCGATTGGGTCCGGTGTCGGTGCGCTGCATCCAGGACAGGAGGCGCTCCCGTGAGCCGTGCTGCAGGATGTCTCCCGTCGTGATCCGCCGGACGAGTTGCGCCATCGCCAGTGGCGAGGTCGTGTCGCGAAGGTCGGCCGAGAGCACGAGGCCCAGGTCCGGTTCATAGCGATCGAGACGGGTGACGGTATCACCCATCTCCCGGATCCTCGCGGTGACGGCGGCTGGACCGCCAAGGCGCCTGACCAGGAGGTTCGCCGCGGCGCCATCGCTCATCTCCTGTGCGGCCTGCGCCAGCGTGGCAATGCTCAAGCCGCCCTTTGCCAGGTTCGGGCGCGTGACGGGTGCCCATGGCAACAGGTCCGCCTCGGTGTACGACAACACCTCGTCGAGACGCAGCCGGCCCCGGTCCGCCTCACGCAGGCAGGCGGAAACCATCGCGAGCTTGAAGGTCGAGCACAACGCGAATCGTTCGTCCATCCGCGTGCCGCTCACTTCGCCCGTCGCGGTGTCGAGGAAGCAGACGCCCAGTCGCGCCTGTCCCACTTCCAGCGCCCGGAGTCGCGCGGCCGCATCGAATCGGCGCCGAGTGGATCGCAGGACCGGTGGCTTCGACAGCAGCGTGGCTGCGGTCACCGATGAAAACACGAAATCACGCCTGCTGATCATGCTTCTTGCACTCCTCTGGTGGTTGGGCAGGTGACGTGCAGTGCGGCTGCGGCGCGCTCCCCCGCCATGATCGTGCGACGATGCACGAAGGTACATGCGCACCGTCGCGACGTCGCCCGGAAGGGTCGGGGCGGGCGCCGCGGGCACGTCGCGCAGGACGCGGCTCAGGTACAGGACAGGCTGACGATCAAAAGGGCGGCGCTGGCGGCGCGGGCGGCGCGGGCGGCGCGAGCATCAGGGCCGGCCGGATCCCCCGAGCCAAGGCGGCACTGTCGAAGGCGGCGTGACGCGGAATCGGCAGTTGCCGTGTCTGGAGTCGAGCGTGGTGCGTGATGACGGCGACGACATGGGACAGCGGCATTGCAGCGCCATCGGACGAGCGCTCGCCACGGCCCCTCCGAATGCAGCACGGCTCGCCCCCGTGGCGGTCGCACCGTCCGCCACAGCGGCACCCCGTCACGAAACTTCGCCGCCGCCCTGCCGTAGCTGTCCGTGAGGGGCCACCACGTCGCGTCCACCCTGGCCACGCATGCGCACAGTCCCGCTCACTCTCGCAGCGCTCCTCGCGTCTGCCTCAGCGCCACTGGATGGCCAGGCACCGCGCGACACCCTGCGCACCAACTCCCGCGCACTGCTGGTGCGCGACGGGCACAGCACGACCGACTGGTGGGTCGAGCCCGGCGCACAGCCGGACACCTACTTCCTCGACTTCCCCCTGGTCGGCGGCGGCGTCACGTTCATGTCGGATCGCGACACGATGCATATCACCGTCAGGCCCGGCGAGCATCACGACTTCATCGTGCGCCTCCGCGACAGCATCAGCGTGCTCACGCGGGTGAGCGCAACTGCCATCCATCCCCGTCCCCGGATCCTCACCGGCGACTCCCTCGCGGTGCAGGTCGTGCCGTTCACGATGCGCGACGGCCGCATCCACGTGGAAGGCACGATCAACGGGTCGGCGCCGCTCCTGATGCAGTTCGACCTCGGTGCCGCGGGACTGAACTTCAACCGGCGGTCAACGGGCAAGGCGCCCGTGCGATGGGACGCCACCGATGTCCTCGTCAACTCCGACGGCCGCAACACGGTGCCGTCCAGCCGCAGCGTCACCATCCGCATCGGGGCGATGGAGTGGACACGGCAGTCGATGGTGCAGACGGGCAACATGGAGGAGTACGAGGACGTGATCGTCGGCAACTCGCTCTTCCGTGATCGTGTGGTGGAGATCGACTACGACCGCCGGGAACTCCGCGTCCACGCCAGGACACCGCCGATCGCCGCCGGCTTCGTGCGACACCCGCTCGCCCTCGACAATGGAGTCCGACCGCTGCTCCAGGCCGAACTGCTGGCAGACGGCGCCTGGCTCGAGTCGTGGTACCTGTTCGACACGGGACACACCGGCACCCTGCTGCTGTCGGCCAGGCAGCACCGCGACCAGCAGCTCGCGTCGCGACTCGGCTTCCGGTTCGGTCTCGGTGACCGCCGCGTGTTCCGTGCGCGTGGCTTTCGGATCGGCGGGGTGCAGATGCCGCCGGCCATGGCCGTGGTGCAGGTGATGACGGATGTCGATCGCGGCCTGCGGCACAGCCTCGTCGGCAACCGCTGGCTGAGCCGATTCAACGTGATCCTCGACAACCGGCAGGGTGCCATCTGGCTCGCGCCCACACGCGAGGCGCGCGCGGCGGCCGTTCGCCCGTGAGCCGGGAGCTGGACGACCTGCAGCACCAACGGCCGCCGAGTGTCAGCGATGATCGCCTGCCGGCAGCCGCACCGTGAACGTCGTCCCGACGCCGACGTGGCTGGCAACCCCGATGATCCCGCCCATCCCTTCCACCAGCCGCTTCGTGAGGGCGAGACCCAGCCCCATGCCGCCCGTGGCGCGATCGCGCGAGGCATCGACGCGGTAGAAGCGATCCCAGATCAGTGGCAGGTGCTCCGCCGGGATGCCGGTGCCGGTGTCGGCCACCTCGATGACCGTCGTCCCCGCGCCGTTGCGCCGGACCGTCACGTCGATCCGGCCATCCGTGGGCGTGTGTGTGATCGCGTTCTGGAGCAGGTTCCGCAGCACCTGCGCCAGCCGGCGTGGATCGGCGAACACGGGAAGACCCGGCTCCGGCACGGTCACGTGAATCGTCGTCCTCGATGCGCGAAAGGCATCGGCCGCCCGCTGCACCTCCACGCCGGCGTCCAGTACGCGCAGGTCGAACGTCCATTCGCCCGCGTCCGCCAGCGCCAGCTCCTGCAGCTCATCGATGAGCTGCTCGAGCAGCAGCGCCTCCTCGTGCGTCGAGAGCAACGCCGCGGCGTCGGGGGGGCGCAGGCCGTCGCGCATCGCTTCCAGCTGGCCGATGACGTTGGTGAGTGGCGTGCGCAGTTCGTGGGCGACGTCGGAGATGAGCTGCCGCTTGGCGGTCTCCGTCCGCTCGAGGGACTCGGCCATGCTGTTGAACGACTGCTCCAGGGCGCCCAGCTCGTCGCGCGAGCTCACGCGCACGCGGGTGGACAGGGCCTTGGATTGCACGCTGCCGGCGGCAGCCGTGAGCCGCTGCACCTGCGCCACCACCGGATACGCCGGCAGCCAGGTTCCGGCGCCGGCCAGCACACAGGCCAGGAGGACCGCGAGCCAGAGCGAACGCTGGATGCCGGCCACCATCGTCGCCGCACCCGACGGTCGCGGCATGGAGACGGGCAGCCGGTAGAGCCATCCCAGCGTGCCGCCGCGCGGCGCGATCAGGCGCGTCCCGCTCACGAGCAAGCGCCGCACTTCGTGCACGGCGGCGACACTGTCGGCCAGGCTCGTGGCGGCATCGACGTCACGGTCGGACAGCGTGCGCGACTCGAACTGCGCCAGCTCGACGCGCGCCGAGCACCGCGAACTCGCTCGGCGTGAGCTCCACCGGCGTCTCCGACAGGTGAACCTCCCGGCTGGCCGTGTCGAGCACCAGGTCGGCATAGCGCAGTGCGTGCGTGGCAGTGCGTGGGGTTCGCCGGAGTACCGCCTCGAGGCGTGCCACCAGTTCACGCTGGCTGAACGGCTTCGTGACGTAGTCGTCGGCGCCGGTGGCGAAGCCCTGCAGCCGGTCCTCCTCGACGGTGCGCGCCGTGAGGAAGATGATCGGCGTCGCGGCAACGGCGCGCACCTCGGTCGCGATCTGCAGGCCGCTCGCGCCCGGGAGCATGATGTCCAGCACCAGCAGGTCGAACGACTCGCTCCGGAGCGGCTCCAGCGCGCGGCTGCCCGACCGTTCGGTGGCCACCCGATGGCCGGCGTGACCGAGGTAGAGCGCGACCAGGTCGGCCGTCTTCGCATCATCCTCCACCACGAGGATGCTGGCCATGCCAGACCCGGGGCGCTCATTGGGATCATGCGTCAACCTTGTCCTCTGCGTGTGAACCCCGTGTGAAGGCAACCGGCGTGCCGGCCTTCACACGGGGTTCACCGCCCCGGAGTTTGTTGTGTGCCAGGAACAACGGCCACACCGTCCCGATGGAGACAACAGATGAAGGCTACGCCGCCGCGCCCCCACCAGCGCCCCTCCCGCCCCGTGCCGCAGTGTCTCGGCGCACTGGCCGTCACCCTGTCGATCGTCTCCGGTCTGCAGGCGCAGGGGGCCGCGCCCCGCGGCACACCCGAGCGCAGGCGACAGGCACCGACTGCCGAACAGGCCGACATCGCCGGCAGGCTCCGGATGATGGCCCGCACGCTCGCGAGGCAGGATCGCTTCTCCGGGGTCGTGCTGCTCACGCGCGACGGCCGGCCCGTGCTCGAGCAGGCCTACGGCTTCGCCGACCGGGAAGCGCGACGCCCGATGACGGTGGGTACGATCATGAACGTCAGTTCGGTGGGCAAGCTGTTCACCCAGGTGGCCATCGGCCAGCTCGCGGCGGCCGGCAGGCTGTCGCCGGACAGCACCATCGCTGCCTATTGGCCCGACTATCCCGATGCCGCAGTGGCGCGCAAGGTGACGATCCGGCACCTGCTCACGCACCGCTCGGGGATCAACGGCAACATCTTCGAGAACCTTCCCGCCATGCGCCGCAACCGGGACTACCTGCCGGCCGCAACACGAGGGCCACTGGCGTTCGAGCCTGGGAGCCGCGCGGAGTACTCGAACGCCGGATACGTGATCCTCGGCGAGATCATCGAGCGGGTGTCGGGGGAGGTGTACCACGAGTACATCCAGCGTCACGTGTTCGCACCGGCCGCAATGACCGTGAGCGCATTCCCCGCGCGTGATTCCCTGCCGCCGCGCGCCGCGATCGGCTATACGCGCGGCGCCGACGACGCCCCGACCGCGCGGCTGGTGCGCGCCACGGGCGTGCAGCCGATCCGCGGGAGTGCCGCGGGCGGCGCGTTCGCGAGCGCCGGTGACCTGCTCCGTTTCGTGATGGCGCGCCGGCGGGGGCAGCTCGGCGTGCCCGCGCGTCTGCTGTCCGACCAGTCGGCGGGCGGCAGTCCCGGCTCCAACGTGGTGATCAGCGAGGGACTTCCCGCCGGCTACCACCTGATCGTGCTGGCCAACGTCGATCCGCCGATCGCGGAGATGATGGCGGATTCGGTGGAGCGGTGGCTGGGCGGCGGCGAGCGCGTGGGCGGCCCGCCGCAGGGCCCGGGCCGTGGACCGCGCATCGTGCTGCGCGGGTCACCGGACGATGCGGATGATGGCCCGCAGGGTCCCCTGCTGGACGCGCTACCCGAGACGCCGCGCGGGCGCGCGGCTGCGGCCTACCTTCGTGCGTTCTCGTCAGGTGACAGCGCGTTGATGCGAACGGTGATCGAGACGCTGGTGGTGAAGGACGAACGCACCACCGACGACCGCGTCCGGCGCTACCTCGAGATCTTCGCCGACAACGGCCCGCTCACGATCCTCGGGGTGCGCGAGGCGCCGGACTCCTCGCTGGCGATAGAGGTCAGGTCGGAGAAGAACGGCGAGATGATGGTGGGCGTGTCGTTCGTGCCGGATGGGTCGGCGCGGATTGCCGGCGTGCGGTTCGAGGTCAGGCGGCGGTGAACAGCACCCGACCCGGGTGGATGAGGCACCATAGCGCCGGGAACGCCGCACCATGGCGCGCAGGGAACACGCCCACGTGACCACCGGCCTCAGCGCCGGAACGGATCCGAGAAACGGGGATCGGTGGTGATCATCTCGTCGGTCAGTGTCCGCAGGTACGCCACCAGCGCCGCCTTGTCCGCGGCACTCAGCCCGAGCCGGATCGGAGAGCGGTCGGCATTGCGCAGGCGCGAGTCCAGCGACGGTGCGGGCTGCATGCCGCTGTTGTAGTGCTCGACCACGGCCTCCAGGGTCGCGAAGCGGCCGTCGTGCATGAAGGCGCCGTCGAGCGCGACGTTGCGGAGCGACGGGGCCTTGAAGTGTCGCGTCTCGTCGGCATCGAGGCCATTCCCCTCCCCATCCAGCTCGAGCGCGAAGGTGGGTGGCAGGTGGCACTCGGCGCAGCCGGCACCGCCCTGGTTGATGCGGCGCTGGAACAGCGACTTGCCGCGGTTCTCGGCGTCGGTGAAGGTCGGGAACGGCGCACCCAGCCCGCTGTCTGGGAGGAGCGGATTGAAGGCGCGCGAGAATCCCTCGTCGAACCGGCTGTCGACGGAGACGATGCTGCGCACGTACTGCGCGAGCGCGCGGGCGATACGGTCGCCGGTCACCGTGGAGTCACCGAACGCGTAGGCGAACAGTTCGCGGTAGTACAGGTGGCCGCCCAGCCGAGCGACCAGCGCCGGGATGCCGCCGTGCGCGTCGTCGAAGCCCATCTCGACGGCGTCGCGGATCGGCTGGAGCGCCTGCGACTCGAGTGTCGGTGCACGCTGGTCCCAGAACGCCCGGCCCGACACGAAGAACCTGCTGTTCGCGAGGCGCATGGAGTGTGCGCCCGTGCGGCTCACCCCGTCGATGCCGAGGCTGAACCGCGCCGTGTCGGAGAAGCCTGCGGACTGGATGTGGCAGGAGGCACAGCTCCGGGTGTTGGTGCGGCTCAGTTGCGTTTCGTGGAAGAGGACGCGTCCGAGCAGGGCGCCCTGGTCCGTGACGGGGTTGTCGACCGGCGCATTCGTGCGCGCGCGCACGAGGGCGCGGTAATGCGCCGGGAATGCCGGCGTGGCGTACTGCGGCAGCGCGGCGAACGAGATCCGCAGCGCCGCCTGGATGCCGGGCGGGGTGTGCACCGTCGGCATCGGCGGCTCGAGCACGGTCGGCCGAGGCTCCGCG
It encodes the following:
- a CDS encoding response regulator transcription factor → MASILVVEDDAKTADLVALYLGHAGHRVATERSGSRALEPLRSESFDLLVLDIMLPGASGLQIATEVRAVAATPIIFLTARTVEEDRLQGFATGADDYVTKPFSQRELVARLEAVLRRTPRTATHALRYADLVLDTASREVHLSETPVELTPSEFAVLGARRAGAVRVAHAVRP
- a CDS encoding beta-lactamase family protein, which encodes MKATPPRPHQRPSRPVPQCLGALAVTLSIVSGLQAQGAAPRGTPERRRQAPTAEQADIAGRLRMMARTLARQDRFSGVVLLTRDGRPVLEQAYGFADREARRPMTVGTIMNVSSVGKLFTQVAIGQLAAAGRLSPDSTIAAYWPDYPDAAVARKVTIRHLLTHRSGINGNIFENLPAMRRNRDYLPAATRGPLAFEPGSRAEYSNAGYVILGEIIERVSGEVYHEYIQRHVFAPAAMTVSAFPARDSLPPRAAIGYTRGADDAPTARLVRATGVQPIRGSAAGGAFASAGDLLRFVMARRRGQLGVPARLLSDQSAGGSPGSNVVISEGLPAGYHLIVLANVDPPIAEMMADSVERWLGGGERVGGPPQGPGRGPRIVLRGSPDDADDGPQGPLLDALPETPRGRAAAAYLRAFSSGDSALMRTVIETLVVKDERTTDDRVRRYLEIFADNGPLTILGVREAPDSSLAIEVRSEKNGEMMVGVSFVPDGSARIAGVRFEVRRR
- the bla gene encoding class A beta-lactamase, whose amino-acid sequence is MISRRDFVFSSVTAATLLSKPPVLRSTRRRFDAAARLRALEVGQARLGVCFLDTATGEVSGTRMDERFALCSTFKLAMVSACLREADRGRLRLDEVLSYTEADLLPWAPVTRPNLAKGGLSIATLAQAAQEMSDGAAANLLVRRLGGPAAVTARIREMGDTVTRLDRYEPDLGLVLSADLRDTTSPLAMAQLVRRITTGDILQHGSRERLLSWMQRTDTGPNRLRAGLPRGWRTGNKTGTGRTEGTTNKCNDIAITFPPGRSPIVIAAYFDSGEYTAQTERRHEAVLADVGRIAAAWALD
- a CDS encoding HAMP domain-containing protein; the encoded protein is MRRLLVSGTRLIAPRGGTLGWLYRLPVSMPRPSGAATMVAGIQRSLWLAVLLACVLAGAGTWLPAYPVVAQVQRLTAAAGSVQSKALSTRVRVSSRDELGALEQSFNSMAESLERTETAKRQLISDVAHELRTPLTNVIGQLEAMRDGLRPPDAAALLSTHEEALLLEQLIDELQELALADAGEWTFDLRVLDAGVEVQRAADAFRASRTTIHVTVPEPGLPVFADPRRLAQVLRNLLQNAITHTPTDGRIDVTVRRNGAGTTVIEVADTGTGIPAEHLPLIWDRFYRVDASRDRATGGMGLGLALTKRLVEGMGGIIGVASHVGVGTTFTVRLPAGDHR